A window of Castanea sativa cultivar Marrone di Chiusa Pesio chromosome 1, ASM4071231v1 contains these coding sequences:
- the LOC142609510 gene encoding uncharacterized protein LOC142609510, with protein sequence MVTKEVSEISADRQKWDKIFNGLVRMLKTQQTQLVTLVNDRKNLEDRIKMQHERWVSDIRLCEDHICQLKGDLVMQEKTHSLDVLKSNLVMSLKHREAFLEKLISEDADSELEDFKALLDYVSLKSPKDLSLSKGSDMPGGERHSKKLEAEVRRLKYENKKLASEKSSEISALLAEKNFVWNQYKILENDYTSKLKSEHSEVEQANEKVKKLLASMEQLQSINDEKDETIARLKDKVNLMEADSNKLNEENLRLSKELELLKKSRSAPVTPVLNRCPAGARPSCLRDKNSSRDRSNVIVKKESSAAQAPGSAKDTEKGSRGLKRKGVYSAPISELPKLFSSNFKVPKLKRHANENITPFPQL encoded by the exons ATGGTTACGAAAGAAGTCTCTGAAATCTCAGCCGATAGGCAAAAATGGGACAAGATTTTCAACGGTCTGGTGCGAATGTTGAAGACCCAACAAACACAGCTGGTGACCCTCGTCAACGATCGGAAAAACCTCGAAGATCGCATCAAAATGCAACACGAACGATGGGTCTCCGATATTCGCCTCTGCGAAGATCATATTTGTCAG TTGAAGGGGGATTTGGTAATGCAAGAGAAAACACACTCGCTCGACGTTCTTAAATCAAATCTGGTTATGAGTTTGAAGCACAGAGAGGCTTTTCTTGAGAAATTGATATCAg AAGATGCAGATAGCGAGTTGGAAGATTTCAAAGCGTTGCTTGACTATGTTTCTCTTAAATCCCCAAAG GACCTTTCTCTGAGTAAAGGAAGTGATATGCCAGGAGGAGAGCGCCATTCTAAGAAATTGGAAGCTGAAGTAAGGAGGTTAAAGTATGAAAATAAGAAGCTTGCCTCAGAGAAGAGTTCTGAGATATCTGCACTGTTGGCggagaaaaattttgtatggaatcAGTATAAAATACTGGAAAATGATTACACCAGTAAATTAAAGAGTGAGCATTCTGAAGTTGAACAAGCAAATGAGAAGGTGAAGAAGCTTCTTGCCAGTATGGAGCAACTGCAGTCAATAAATGATGAAAAGGATGAAACAATTGCAAGATTAAAAGATAAAGTGAATTTGATGGAGGCTGACTCAAATAAGTTGaatgaagaaaatttgagaCTCTCCAAGGAGTTAGAGTTGTTAAAAAAGTCTAGAAGTGCTCCAGTCACACCCGTGCTAAATCGTTGTCCGGCAGGAGCAAGACCTTCTTGTTTGAGAGACAAGAACAGCAGCAGGGATAGAAGTAATgttattgtcaaaaaggaaTCATCTGCTGCACAAGCCCCTGGTTCTGCAAAGGACACTGAAAAG GGAAGCAGAGGTTTAAAGAGGAAAGGTGTTTATTCTGCTCCCATTTCAGAGCTCCCAAAATTGTTCTCATCCAACTTCAAGGTTCCCAAGCTGAAGAGACACGCGAATGAAAATATAACACCATTTCCCCAGCTTTAA
- the LOC142610101 gene encoding protein FAR1-RELATED SEQUENCE 5-like: MGIHVPSNVPMESTPFKGMEFEADEIAYGFYNEYGRKAGFSIRKEYVNKCKKTGVVTSRRFVCAKEGVRGKDKRDQNVKNPRAETRCGCEARLVIVLNRYSKKYVVSEFIAEHNHYLHLPSTVHMMPSQRKVAATHAIEIDLAHESGLRLKQSYELLSKQVGGYDNLGFTKQDHKNYLRTKRQRDMEHGAAASLGRYFSRQLKENPSYYFATQLDCEELIINIFWADARMIIDYSHFGDVITFDTTYSTNRDARPLGVFLGLNHHRETVVFGGALLYDKTIESFVWLFETFLEAMSEKKPVTIFTDQGAAMSAAIKVVMPTTYHALCSWHMWQNAEKHLGHLLKTEPQFNADFLACIYEYNGEDEFLRAWNEMLDKYDIRENKWLIDLFKLKEKWAQAYVKRTFTAGMKTTQLSESFNADLKDCLRTDLNIVEFFTHFETVVNQKRDKELEAEYNSRQKFPRLKLKSSPMLNQVATVYTPKLFDFFQTEVEEVMALSILERNVSQTHSYVVGVSIKMENMRHGLKVLDVLDIKLIPNKYIMKRWRRDAKDGSGKNCTTHNIKPDTRLEYVDRYRDLCPKYIQLVNEACETKEGHNILSLAIADLKKKLCDLRNCKANVEEDIIRPSTDFADKEDQLCASITIVPKGIKKREEIYAHDVVAQKKTEDKSSENITSFTQLLMSASTSSAAHQGGSSASVALASHLKSTSSVVGSNDKINGAGGLLTQGSVASGGPLTQESITNGWNSMVHNL; encoded by the exons ATGGGAATACATGTTCCTTCTAATGTGCCCATGGAATCTACCCCATTTAAAGGGATGGAGTTTGAAGCGGATGAGATTGCATATGgtttttataatgaatatggCAGAAAGGCTGGTTTTAGTATTAGAAAAGAGTatgtaaataaatgtaaaaagacTGGAGTGGTTACTTCAAGGAGATTTGTGTGTGCGAAGGAGGGAGttcgaggcaaagacaagagAGATCAGAATGTAAAGAATCCCCGAGCAGAAACAAGATGTGGTTGTGAAGCACGTTTGGTTATTGTACTTAATCGATATAGTAAAAAATATGTGGTGAGTGAATTTATTGCTGAGCATAACCACTATCTCCACCTTCCATCAACTGTGCACATGATGCCATCACAACGGAAAGTGGCTGCAACTCATGCTATTGAAATTGATTTGGCACATGAATCGGGATTAAGATTAAAGCAATCTTATGAGCTTCTTAGTAAGCAAGTTGGTGGATATGATAATCTTGGTTTTACCAAGCAAGATCATAAAAACTACTTACGTACTAAGCGACAGAGAGACATGGAGCATGGGGCAGCCGCTAGCTTGGGAAGATATTTCAGTCGTCAACTTAAGGAAAATCCTTCATATTATTTCGCTACTCAATTGGACTGTGAAGAGTTGATTATTAATATCTTTTGGGCCGATGCAAGAATGATCATTGACTATAGCCACTTCGGTGATGTAATAACGTTTGATACAACGTATAGCACTAATAGAGATGCAAGGCCACTTGGAGTATTTTTGGGTCTCAATCACCATAGGGAAACTGTTGTATTTGGAGGTGCACTTTTATACGATAAAACGATTGAATCTTTTGTATGGTTATTTGAGACCTTCTTAGAAGCAATGTCTGAAAAGAAGCCAGTCACTATTTTCACAGATCAAGGTGCAGCAATGTCAGCTGCAATAAAAGTAGTCATGCCTACGACATATCATGCATTGTGTAGTTGGCATATGTGGCAGAATGCTGAGAAACACTTGGGTCATTTACTAAAAACTGAGCCTCAATTTAACGCTGATTTCTTAGCGTGTATCTATGAGTATAACGGTGAAGATGAGTTTCTTAGAGCTTGGAATGAAATGCTAGATAAGTACGATATTCGTGAAAATAAATGGCTAATTGATCTAtttaaattgaaggaaaaatgggCCCAAGCATATGTTAAGAGAACTTTTACTGCAGGAATGAAGACAACCCAGCTTAGTGAGAGTTTCAATGCTGACTTAAAGGATTGCTTGCGTACTGATCTCAATATAGTAGAGTTTTTCACTCATTTTGAGACAGTTGTCAATCAAAAGCGGGATAAGGAGTTAGAAGCAGAATACAACTCTAGACAGAAATTTCCAAGATTAAAGCTCAAAAGCTCTCCTATGCTTAACCAAGTAGCAACAGTGTATACACCTAAGTTGTTTGATTTCTTTCAGACAGAAGTTGAAGAGGTAATGGCACTTTCCATCCTAGAACGCAATGTGAGTCAAACACATAGTTATGTGGTTGGAGTTTCaatcaaaatggaaaatatgag GCATGGCTTGAAAGTTCTTGATGTATTGGATATCAAGTTGATTCCTAATAAATATATCATGAAGAGGTGGAGAAGAGATGCAAAAGATGGAAGCGGAAAAAATTGCACAACACATAACATTAAGCCGGATACTCGACTGGAATATGTAGATCGGTATCGagatttatgtccaaaatatattcaattggTGAATGAGGCATGTGAAACTAAAGAAGGCCATAATATTCTAAGCTTAGCAATTGcggatttgaaaaaaaaactttgtgaccTTAGGAATTGCAAAGCTAATGTGGAAGAAGACATCATTAGGCCTTCCACTGATTTTGCAGACAAAGAAGATCAATTATGTGCTTCGATTACGATTGTACCAAAAGGgataaagaaaagagag GAAATATATGCACATGACGTCGTGGCACAAAAGAAAACTGAGGATAAATCTTCTGAAAATATTACTAGTTTTACACAACTTTTAATG TCGGCTTCTACAAGTTCTGCAGCACATCAGGGAGGCTCATCAGCAAGTGTTGCATTAGCATCACATTTAAAGAGTACATCAAGTGTTGTAGGCTCCAACGACAAAATTAATGGTGCAGGAGGTCTCTTGACTCAAGGAAGTGTTGCAAGTGGAGGTCCCTTGACTCAAGAAAGTATTACAAATGGATGGAATTCGATGGTTCATAATCTATGA